The Lagenorhynchus albirostris chromosome 6, mLagAlb1.1, whole genome shotgun sequence genome includes a window with the following:
- the LOC132521588 gene encoding large ribosomal subunit protein eL21-like, translating into MTNTKGKRRGTGYTFSRPFRKHGVVPLATYMRIYKKGDNVDITGMGTVQKGMPHKCYRGKTGRVCNVTQHAVGITVNKQVKGKILAKRIHVHIEPIKRSKSRDSFLKRVKENDEKKKEAKEKGTWVQLKRQPAPPREAHFMRTNGKEPELLEPIPYEFMA; encoded by the coding sequence ATGACCAAcacaaagggaaagaggaggggcaCCGGCTACACGTTCTCTAGGCCTTTTAGAAAACATGGAGTTGTTCCTTTGGCCACATACATGCGAATCTACAAGAAAGGTGATAATGTAGATATCACGGGAATGGGCACTGTTCAAAAAGGAATGCCCCACAAATGTTACCGCGGCAAAACTGGGAGAGTCTGCAATGTTACCCAGCATGCTGTTGGCATCACTGTAAACAAACAAGTTAAGGGCAAGATTCTTGCCAAGAGAATTCATGTGCATATCGAGCCTATTAAGCGCTCTAAGAGCCGAGACAGCTTCCTGAAACGGGTGAaggaaaatgatgagaaaaagaaggaagccaaagagaaaggGACTTGGGTTCAGCTGAAGCGCCAGCCTGCTCCACCCAGAGAAGCACACTTCATGAGAACCAACGGAAAGGAGCCTGAACTGTTGGAGCCCATTCCCTATGAATTCATGGCATGA